The Pseudomonas cavernicola DNA segment CGCGGAACCAAGCTCAGTTCCGTCACGCGCCGCTGGCTGAGATAACGGGTACAGCTAACGCGTAGGAAGGAGGCGAAGTTCAGCACCTCGCCGCGATAATCCATGACCTCCTCGTACAGCTTGCTGATTAACTGGTTGGTGGTCATGCCATCGACTGCGGCGATTTCCGCGAGGAGGTCCCAGAACTGGTTTTCCAACCGCAGGGTAGTGACCACGCCGCAGATGCGCAGCGAGCGAGAACGGGACTCGTAGAGAATCGGGTCGGCCTTGACGTAGAGCTCGCACATGGTGAACGTCCAGTGTGATGCGGTATTCGTAGGAGCGGTCTAGAGGCTGATCGTGGTTCCCAGCAGCGCCAGGAAACCCGCCAGCCAAGTCGGATGTGCCGGCCAGGCTGGAGCACTGACCAGATTACCTTCCACATGAGCGTGACTGACTTCGATATCGACATACTCGCCACCGGCCAACCGTACTTCCGGCGCGCAGGCAGGATAGGCACTGCACTCACGACCTTTGAGCACGCCCGCCGCCGCCAGCAATTGCGCACCGTGGCAGACAGAAGCAATCGGCTTGTTGGCCTTATCGAAGGCTTTTACCAGCGTCAGCACTTGCTTGTTCAAGCGCAGGTATTCAGGCGAGCGACCACCTGGGACGACCAGGCCGTCATAATCTTTCACCTTGACCTTGGAGAAGTCGAAATTCAGGGCGAAGTTATGCCCCGGCTTTTCGCTGTAGGTCTGGTCGCCTTCGAAATCATGGATCGCGGTGCGCACCGTCTGCCCGGCAATCTTGTCTGGGCAGACCGCATGCACGGTATGGCCAACCATCTGCAGGGCCTGGAAAGGCACCATGGCTTCGTAATCTTCGACGTAGTCGCCGACCAGCATCAGAATCTTTTTCGCGGCCATCTGGCTTCTCCTGGCTAAGATTGGGGGCAGATGAATTATCCCACCTGCCCGGAGCGGACAGGTAATAGGCTAGTACTACCTGCAAGCTTTGAGCGCGCCTCTGCGTCTGCCCCCTAAACCTCTCACGACAAACGGGCCAACCATCGGCAGCGAGTGCCAGTAGCTAGCAAAGCCGAGAGCCGAGAGCCGGCTCACGAGTGTTAGCGCGAAAAGCCGCTACGGCCGGATTACTTCGCCGTAGCAAGCAACCGCTTGAGCTCGCTGCGCACCATGCTGGCGTATTCGGGTGGCGACAGCGTACCGAGCTGAGCACGCATCCACTCTTCCCACTTGCCTTTTCTCTTCGCCTTTTCGCCGAGAATCCGTCCGGCTTCGACTTTCGAGCGCGACAGATTGGCCTGCCACATTTCGTAGAGACGCGACTTCTGTTCCTCGATGGAAGAGCGCGCGTCACCGGGTTGATTGGCCAAGTTGAAGCTCATCGAGCACTCCTGCGAGTGAAAAAGGGGCGCGCATTCTACCCAGCTTGGCAGAGATGACCAGAGCTTCATGCGAGTTGACCCACCTGGCGATCGCCAGCTGAAAGCCTGTCTTTGCAACAGGCCCGCCGCGCTTTAGATGCCGATTTTATCCAGTGCCTTACCCACCCCACGCCAGAAGCCACGCTGGGTTCGAACACGCTCGCCACTCGCGGCAATCTGCTCGAACGGCTGCACTTCGTGGGTGGTGCTGATTTCCTCTTGCGCCAGGCTTTTCGAGACCAGTTGCAACGGCCCGTCCCCCGCACTCGGCGCGCCATTGCTGGCGGGTGGAGGATTCAACTCGTCGTAGCGCAGGTAGTAAATGCCGCCGGCCTCGGCATCCAGGGCAAAGCTGGCGATACGGGTGAAGTCCAACGGCCCGTCGGCTAATAGCGTCCAGTAGCTGCCAAATAGCGGCCGACGCATTTCCAGCTGATAACTGGCGATATCGAACTCCAGTACCAGATAACCGCTACTCGGCAGGCTGCCGATCAGTTGATTGTTGAGGAACAGGCCCGGAGCCTCCAGCTCCTGATCGGCCCAGTCGCTTTGCGGACGATAGAGGTAGACCAGGGCATGGTTGTCATCGCTCAGTGTGTGTTTTGTGAACACCGCGCCATCGCTGGCGCCGAAGAACGCGCCTGGCGTGGAGCAACCGGCCAGGGCGGCCAGCAGCAACGGGACGAACAGGTGATGGTGGCGGCGCATGCGCGCGTCCCTCTTGTGGTT contains these protein-coding regions:
- a CDS encoding ribbon-helix-helix domain-containing protein → MCELYVKADPILYESRSRSLRICGVVTTLRLENQFWDLLAEIAAVDGMTTNQLISKLYEEVMDYRGEVLNFASFLRVSCTRYLSQRRVTELSLVPRALSSGL
- a CDS encoding DJ-1/PfpI family protein, with the translated sequence MAAKKILMLVGDYVEDYEAMVPFQALQMVGHTVHAVCPDKIAGQTVRTAIHDFEGDQTYSEKPGHNFALNFDFSKVKVKDYDGLVVPGGRSPEYLRLNKQVLTLVKAFDKANKPIASVCHGAQLLAAAGVLKGRECSAYPACAPEVRLAGGEYVDIEVSHAHVEGNLVSAPAWPAHPTWLAGFLALLGTTISL
- a CDS encoding DUF2846 domain-containing protein, with amino-acid sequence MRRHHHLFVPLLLAALAGCSTPGAFFGASDGAVFTKHTLSDDNHALVYLYRPQSDWADQELEAPGLFLNNQLIGSLPSSGYLVLEFDIASYQLEMRRPLFGSYWTLLADGPLDFTRIASFALDAEAGGIYYLRYDELNPPPASNGAPSAGDGPLQLVSKSLAQEEISTTHEVQPFEQIAASGERVRTQRGFWRGVGKALDKIGI